ATATCCAAATGAATTTTTTATCTCCTACAGGGTGGAACGCATCATAAATAAAGCCTTTTCCAGACAGCtctccatagagaagaacaccAATTTAGATGACAGCACAACTAGACTTGATGATAAAGCAACAGAGCCGGTGCACAACATGATCATACTCTCCTCTTCTAAGAGAAAAGAGCGCTCAAGGAGGGAGGCCACACTGCCAGAAGAGAGCAGCATAAATGAAATTACCTCCAAAGTGGAGAACACACCATCTTCTCGAGTAAGTAACTGGCCTTCTCTGTGATAACACTCGAGTTAACCTTACGCTCCTGTGAGTTGAGAGAAAACTGAGATGCATTTCTGTGCTCACAGAAACCCATCATCCTGAGGGTGCCGCAGTCTGAGAGCTTCAGCTCTCTGAGTGACATCATGAAGAGGATTCAGCCTCAGCAGAGCACTCCAGGGCTGCTGAAGAGAGGATCAAAAGCTGCTGTGTCAGAAATGAGCCAGTCCATGATGGACCTGAGCGTACACAATGCAGATGATGACAGAGGAGTCCCCGTACCGAGGCTCAAGGCCAGTGTAAGTGTGTGGGTTTGTGATGTTTCTATGTGAAGAGGGAAACACTTTAATCTTTTACTAAAGTACAAATACTGTGACAATAAAATAACCCCAACACACAACTCCAACACCTCTGCTGGTATCAATTCATGCACACTGTTTTGATattatttgtttggttttgagaCATCCACCTCTGCTTCCAAAACAGTGGAGGTCAATggagtatttttttgttttttactgagacatgttTCATTGGTGCTGTTTTCATATCTTCTGTTTCCTTGGCAGTGCTTTGACCCGGATAATATGACGCCTGCCCTCACCCTGATGAAGAAGAGGAACGATGGGATGAAACCTTTATTATACAGAACGCCAAAAAACTTTCTGCCCAGAGAGAGGCCTCGAAGCTCCAGTTATGCACTCAATTTGGACTGGAGGAGGTCACTGGCAGAGACTGAAGGTGAACAGGAATGAGGAGCGAGGAAGGAAATACATGAGGAGCCTAAAATGTTCTGTGATAACATTTTTTGTCACTGAGGAAAGGCAGCTGCCAGCAGCGGATCGTTACGACCTCTGCAGTGTTAATGAAGTAACCCAAAACTGCTGTgactctgaaaaaaaaataggaagCACACCAGTTCTACCTGTTGATCTGATGTCCCACTGAATTTGATTATTATATGTTATACTATTTGATGCACTGCTTTACTTTATAAtatgttaaaatgaataaaattgtTCTGTTAATGCTACTCTCCATGAATAGTATCACCTATTCAACCAGGATAGCTACTGAGATAGAGGaagaaattaaatgaataattcaggtaaataaatagaaaataattttaataacaaataaatacaataactACAAATTTACCAAACCTTCAGGAGTGGCAAGAGATTtacatttgtgccaaaacaGATATGAAACAGATGTTCTCAATTATTTTCctagatgtttgtttttgttttgtgaatgtGCAAGCCAGGAAATAAAAGAATTTTTAAATGTccataaattattttattttttttgtgcacttAAAGGGATATTAGTCAAACTGGTGGTTATTCATTTTAGGACTGGGTCTTGTCTGTCTCTTCATCTGTGGGATACTGGCACATGAGAGGTTGAAAGTAAATGGTGCTGATAAATTTTACTTCATGCAACGCTAGCAGTATATCATGACTAAAAAAGTATgagataaatataaaaatggtttaaaaagaaaacgTTGCTTGTTTGCTGATAGGATGTAAAAGGTCCAATGTAGAAAGAGACAACTTGCCTGCAGCTAAAACAGTGAAGACAGAGAGGTCATGTCTGTTATTGTTATCTGGGCTTTGGGGGACTTCAGATGCAGTTTACACTTTTCagatttaaatttaaaagttaatcattaaaaagcagatATCAGAATTACAGATTTTAAAGTCACACTTTGTAGGTAGGTTTTGTGAGTTTAGTAGCCCACATTGAAACACAtaactaactagctaactaaataaataaataaataactaaatgaataaataaattgataagtaaataaatgcaacaaaatttCCCACCAGTAAGTTCAGTCCAGACATAGTAGAGAAATCTCCTTTAAACCATATTATAGAGGAAAAACTGGGACAGAAAACTGTTGTGTACAACTGAGtggaaaataataatgataatacagaGTTAATTACtgaaaaatatacaaatttCTAATGTCTCTTTGAAATTACCTGCAGGGTTTGAACGGCCGCTAAGACCTATGACACATATACCACAGTATATGTAAGAGTGATAGAAATTAGAGTGGAGTGTAGTATCAAGGGATTGCTGGAGATAGGAAACAAAAGTGGAAGTGAGATGGGAAAAGGGCTTTATTCGAATGGAAACAGGTAAGCTGCAATATCCAAAAGAATATAAACCATCTTCATCTTCCCAAGCAGAATTCAATCATATAGAGGGCATACATTATGCCCATTATGTTTAAGAAACCACTTGAAAAGAAAGTTGTAATTAATAATTGATAGTGAATGATTCTGCTTTTCATTGGTGtgaatttgttttatattatttaggCAGAGGTCATTGAGGCTTTCTCTATCTCCCTCTGGACATTCATTGTTAGTTAATAAGttagttaatttaatttaatttaaattaatttcatttcattttgtttaatttaatttaatttaatttaatttaatttaatttaatttaattcagtttagcttagttggttttatttatttttatttgtatttatttgtatctatttgtatttatttttattttattttatttcatttttttgcatgtgattttATCCTATATACAAAGTCAAAAACTACTTGCCTAAATGAAATGATGTTGCACACACCTCAGTACAGTAGGGGGCGCTGTGCACCACCTACATCGTTTTATAGACCAGCAACaaaagtgaagaagaagaaatcccGGAAGCACGCGGTATCCGAGCGGAGTCGCTTCAACTCAGTTCGACTGGATATCtacagttttcttttgttttagtcTCCAGCTATAATCACTGACATTTCAACGCCCTGTGTTGTTTGCTCACGTGCAGCAAACACGTTTAATTTCCATCATGGTTCGAGCGAAAAGGTGAGTTTAGCGAAAGTTAGCAAACACAGTCTGCACGTTTGTATGTGTTAATGTGATGCTAACGTTAAATATAGCCTCCATTTACTGTTTCCCAACGGTCATTAACAGTTAAAGTGACGTGTTGTGGAAACTGTTTGGTAATTTAAAAGTCTAATAAGTTGTTAGCCCTAAATCATGGAGCCTCACATTGTCCATCAGCACCAACAGGAAGTTAACAGATGTTCAAACATCCTCTGCAGACTCAGAGCAGAGATTTCAACACAGTCAAGTCTCCTGTTTTTATTGCTCAGGGCTGTGAAGATACAAAGGCCCAAGAAGACACAGCGATATGATGAAGATGACCCTGAAGCCTACAAGAACATGCCTGTACCTGATAAGGTAACTCTGtcactgctggctgcagtgttGTCTGCCTGACTGAACGTATGTGGTTTATAACACTGATAGAAAGACCTATTATAGCTGTGTGCTACTGACACGTGCAATATGCTGCTAATTATAATAGAGatgcacaaaataaatgtgtttgttttgtcactaCAATATCACACACAAGAGGAAGGGGAAAACATCTACTGACATTACATGTATTATGTTGTATGCATCCAACTAGGACTGGActatcattaattcattcattttctgtaactacgTATCATGTTAGGGGTTGTGGGGGGGCtgtagcctatcccagctgacactgggcaagttgggatacaccctggacaggtcaccagagtatcacagggctgacacctagagacagacaaccattcacgcccATATTCACActtacaggcaatttagagtctgtgtttgggaggaagccagagtacctgcagaaaacccacgctgatacAGGGaaaacatgcagactccacacagaagggctccccaagCCCGGGGTTTGAAccccaggaaccctcttgctgtgaggcaacaatgctaagcactgcaccactgtgctgcctgGCACTGAGTGATAACTTTATATTGTATCGATCTTAATATGGGACTACacatcatcttagattttggatatcataatatCACAAGTCATATCTTTCCgtagttttaaaggctgcattacagtaaataGCATTACAGTGTTGACATGCTATTGATATCAAGGTTTGGGGGGAAAAATGTGATATtggattttctccatattgcccagccttaCATTATCTAACAGATGTTGATTATTTTAAGTGGTGcccagaaaaaaaagcactgatgCCAtttttatcactattattattttttgcacacCCTTCTTTTTGTGCACCGATGTTCTGAATAGATTGACGTTTTTTGGTATTGATatcagcctgtgaaccttttttgtggctgtccagcttTGTTGAATTGGTGTCAGGTACTTCCTCTgccatcctctctttccttaCCTTCTAGACAGTATTATCCTGTCTGTACGTCAGGTGCACCTGCTTTGTTTTGGCTGTTGGCTCTGGTATACCTAATAAATCTAAGCTAGAGGTGTGTGGTATAATGTCTAAGGGAAGAAAGTGGTAATTTAGAAATTAAGGCCGAACACGTGAAAGTCAAAACCTATAAATAATAAGGAGAAAAACAACGACTGGCCAGCTCAGTCAGTGTAAACGTCCACAGAATTTTTGGACTGCCTGTCTGTGCTGTGGACTTTTACACTGCGTGAGCTGGCCAGTGATTGCTTTGTATCTTTATGTGACTATTTGCCGCATCCTTGAAGAGCACCTGAATTTTTACAACTAACTACATCATGCCAtaacccagtgcagcactcctTATTTTTTCCTCACTACAAATAATAGGTTCAGAAATTTTGACCACTTTTCTCTAATAGTTACCGTTAACAAACTGTCACCACATCGACTCTGCTTCGGTGTTGTGGTTGTTATTTTCAACatgtctcctctcttcttttcaGAAATCGTCACAGTACACAAAGGACAAAATCGATGAGTTTCACGATGAGAAGATTGCAGTAAGTTAACCTCGTTAGTGGTTCTGTTGTAGGTGTGTGCCGGTGTTTTTATGTCCTCCTAACTTGTATTTGCTGCGGCCACTTTGTCACAGAAACTTCTCGCCAGCGGTGTTCAGATGGAGAGCGACGACGAGGAACTGGATGATGAGGTAATGGCTTATGGGTTTGTTTGGAGTTAACTCCAGAAAATTAACGCAGTTCAACAAGAAATTCAAGCTCATCTGATTTTCACAGGAGGAAGTGATGGCCCTGGATGATTCGGAgtcagaggatgatgatgaggtggaggaggaagaagaggagggagaggaggggacagACATGGAGAGTGATCtcgagggaaaaaaagaagaaggtaAACATGAAACCATCAGCTAATGCCCAGGATGTGGTCACTATCATATCAGCCTGTTGAGCTGTATTTGTTATTTATCGTCCTCAGATCTTCCTAATGAGATGGCATggggaaagaagaagaagatgttcTATGACTCAGACTATGTGACCACCAGTAAGCATCATTTATCTCCAGCAGAATTATTCAGGCAGCTCATGatagttttgttgtctgtgtgGCCAATGTTTACTTATGCAActatttatttgtgttattaaaGAGGGGAAATCTCAAGAAGAGCTGGAAGCTGAGgaacaagaggaagaagaagaagctaaaAATATCCAGAATCGTTTGGCTGCTAATCTGAGCGAGGAGGATTATGATTTAAACTTTTTCCAGGTATTTTGTTATTGTGAATCTCTCCTGCacacctgcagttattccacacgTGTtgataaaaagtgtttttttgtttatttttggtatttttatgtGTCTAAATGAAGGAATTTGctgtggaggagaaggaggaaaacAAGACTGagcagaaagaggagaggattGTGAAAGACCTGCAGCAGATGTCCCAGAAGGAAAAAATGAAACTATTGAAAAAGGAGTCACCGGAGCTGCTCGAGCTTATTCAGGACTTCAAGGCAAAGGTAAAACACTGTCATGCAaccaaaacacatgcaaaacagTGTTAGTGTTTAATAAGTCAAAAGATATTTGATAGTTAGCACagaccaaaatctaattaatgtgaattgtttttgttcccgcATGATGCGTGTAGCTTAAAGAACTGAAGGATGAGCTGCAGCCCCTCGTACAGATGGTGAAGGACGGAAAGATCCCACCAGGAAAGGTGAGCACTTTTAGTTTCATTTATAGCTGTGCATTTGTCAACCGACTTTGAATTTTAAAGCATCTATAATCGATATTTTTGGACTAACAAGGCATCAactgaaaatgtgaaaacagtaATTGCGGATAATCCAATGACAATCTGCTGTTTCCGTAATCTGACATGTAAAAATTCCACTGCAAATTACCTGTCATATTTGCCAAACAGAGGTCAAGTGATAACATTAGTCCAGTGCAAATCTGCATCACCTTATTCAGAGTCATATTAAGTCCTTTTTGTTGTCTCCAACCCATTCATAGAAAGAGCGAGCTCAAATCCATCAGAAGAGAGAAATCTTGAATGATGATGAGATGGACGACGTCACAATATGTGGCAGAAttggttgtgtttgtttaaccgTTTGAAAGctggagcaacatcacttttttATGCTGCTTTCAAACACCTTTGGTGCAAGTATTTAAACTTTTGAACCCTGAGTGAATTGGTGTTATTTCTTTCACAAACATAGGGAAAAAGGCACtaagcaacttggtaagaaatgtctcacaaattgcaaaaaagtAAGAGTAAAagtatatatattaaaaaaaaactagggAAAAACCTATATTTCTAATTATtactattacattttaaaatgatgctTCAGAATTTCTGAAAAAAattcaagcattttttttaaatcaccgCTAGTTTTGCTGTGTAGTGTTTCTGTTTTGCGTAGAGTGGAGTCACAAATGGCTGTGCACATCATAACCAGGGGATAGTGTCAGTATATTTGGGTAAATTACAGACTCTGTTTATCTTTTATGAATGAACAGGGCAAAACACAGACATTGGAACATAATTTCTGAACCACATGAAGTCCCCTCGTAATACTAGTCCTGTGTAAATAGGACATTTAAGCATCAGCAACTTAACTAAATTGTATTGTATGACGTATCATGTATAGCCTGTTTATAATCAAAGCTAAATTATCATTCCCATAACCTGCTTAACCTGATACTGTATGAATATTCACACTGAAATCTGCCATGGCCGTGGTTAGGTTCTTAAAATGACTGTAATCGCATCAACAGTTAGATTGatcattatttttcttattttgaaatttaatgGTGACTGTAagatttattcattattattattataggggcgaaatgtgatgtttgttgttgtgatgtaAGCTTGCAGTCTGGATGAGTGTTTGAGTACCAATTAATGATATCAATCAAATATGTGAGACTGAATACTTTTCATCCTGTTTTCCAAAGGGTGCCGACTACCTCAAGACAAAACAGCAGCTATATCTCAAGTAAGTTGTATTAAATTATAAATGCATGCTGCAGATTCACATCACAGTCCTTTAAATGAATGACTAATATTTTCTTCCCTGCCACAGTTACTGCACGAACATCAGTTTCTACTTGGTGCTGAAAGCAAAACGGATCCCTGTTCATAACCACCCAGTGATTGAAAGGCTGCTCACCTACAGAAACGTGAGTCCACACACTGACATTAACACCTGCTGCCAGGTGAACACACAGTATTAGTGATGTGTTTTCACCCCGTGTGTCAAGAAAACTGCCCatacagagtttttattttggatGGCATGTTTCCCACACAAAGACTTTACTTGGACAGGCTGTTCAGCAACGTTCGAACAAGGTGCTTTGAGTACTTGAATTTGTCATTTAGAAATCTAAGTACCAGAAGTCCTTGAAAAAGTACTTGATTGAGTGGAGAACACaatgataaattattttatgaaaCGTTTTACATTcagtaaatgttttaaactagGAAGCCAAGAACGGCGGTGCTTGATATTATTTCCTAATTCTGTATGAGCTCAGCATACGAATGGGTTGGTTAACACCAATAACTAGTCAGCGCTAGGATGTTTGGCTAGCCTGCAGAACACTCACACCAGAGAAGCATCAGCTGTTAGCACAAATTTTGAGCTGTAATGCGGCAGTAAATAagcagccgtgtgtgtctgactgtggaggGTGGAGCTGTTGAATGGATTATTTAGTTTGTTGCTTGTGGGGATGGAGGGACGACCACGCTGTGCTCTGAGCTCTGTATAGTTTCCTGCTATTTTGCCtgaataatttaattaatagtAAGTTCACTTTAGTAGCATAGTTGCTCTATTTTACAAATACTttgctgaaaacaaaaatgaaagctTGAAAAAGCACTCGAATTTGAACTGATCCTGTCTGTTTCAtatctgtgggaaacactggtcaTACTGGTTGTGATACTGCTACTGTATGATGTGTGATAATGGCAGCAATATCTGGCTGCACTGGCACATCACATTAGTTACAACAcgctgtctgactgtctgttcAATCCCTGCCTGCAGCTCATCAATGAACTCGGTTCAGTAGATGCTCGTCTTGCACCTCAGCTTCGCAAGCTACTAGCTGGTGAGGAGAAGGATGAGACCaccagcagagcagcagtgggCAAAAAGACCAGAGTGTCCAGTAAAAAGGAAAAGGTGAGAGtcatgttgatttttttgtccTCCATACACAGATGTCACTTTGAATCTGTTGCTGACGTGTTAATATGGAACTTGAATAGTGATGAGTGCGTGCTGTTTGCAGGATTCTGAGGAAACTCTGCCTGAGGTCGAGGAGGATTCAGACTCTGACCTGGATGAGGAGGCGGCTCTTCGTTTCTACAGAGAGGTGGAGCAGCGGTCCAAACTGAAGAGAAAGGGCAACGAGCCAGAGGCTGAAGAGTAAGTATGGTCTGAGTCTTTAAAATGGTAGTTCGGACAAAATCAAGAGGGGATTTGATAAATGTCAATTTGTCGCAGGttggaggaggatgaagatgaggaggaggatccCGATGCTAAGAGAGGAATCACTTACCAGGTACAGAGTTACAACcactcacacactgaaataTTAGTGTTTACAGTCAGATGCTCCGAACCAGACAAACTCTTATTACTTATTAACAGAACACCATCAGATCAGGTGATTATGGACATTTACTGGCAATTGAATGGATCCTCACAAGGATTATGTGGACATATAGGCAAGATATACGACTGGAAGGTGTTGGTTTTTATGCTGGATGAACCTGAACTGATAATTTTATGCACGGTTACATTATCCAAACAAGGTTAAATTTTTAAGTTGGTCTCAGGGGCTGCACACATGGTGCGTTTTCTTTGCCTTCAAATTAGTTGTTTTCAGTGTAGATGACGCTCGTCGCAGCACGCATGTACTCCCGATCGCCTGTTTTGTTAGGGCGCAAGGGCTGCACCCGGTTCAACTTCTGGAACacagcagcgcacacacacgtgatgaggaacagccaatcacagctggcAGAAATCTTTCCCTCCTTCTATAAATATCAGTTTGTGGTAAATATGTAGAAGtttatcattttagtgcagggctatccacagctttacatctgtcccacaacCAATATTCGACACCTACACACTTAAAAatcagcacctggaagaagatcagctctgcactcaggatttcatgTAGGTAGGCTGTTATGGTTTCTTAGCAACTTTACACGCAACCTGCCtctgcgctcttgaaagctggcaatAGGGAAAAGAGTTGCACATAGCGCCCGACCTCGCGTTTTCCAGGCAGTCAAAGACATGgaatgtgtacggccccttaaaGCAGCGAAGGTCTTCTCTGTATGTGGACTATTTTATTCCCACGCTTAGGTAGACAAATCTCAAAGTGGGTaaaacatgtactgtatgttttatagttttttttttggtcatataAACTACAGGAAAGCAACAAGTAAAACAGAGCAAGCTTACGAAACTGTATTTTTTCAATACATTTCAACAAATGGTGCTTCTCACACTAGGGCTAGGTAAGGTtattaattgaatttaattttcaattctGATTTTGGCTTCctacagttttaaaaacaacgtaagtgagattaaaaaaaataatgggaATTCTGTTTTGCAGTGATGCTCTGGTTTTGTCTTGTATTATAAATCCAGGACGCCCCTTTCTTTCACAGCAGTGTGCTCAACTTGGTGACTTTCTCGCTAGATTTAGCAACTTTTCAGACCCTCTCGGtgactttatttataaaaagtGAGCAGTGACTCATTCAGACCATCATGGAAGAAGTgagaaatatattcaaatatattatAATCCATTCCCCTGCATGCTGCTCTGAATAATTGCAGGCCATGGCTCTTCTGCCAACAGTGCGGGGTCTCGCCCTCTCCTCTTGTGCCACATTTATATATTATGAATAATAGGGGTGCTGCTGAATAGTTGACTATTCAACGACTCGATCTCATAGTTGAATCATCGCAGTTGCATCTGTCTGTGCTTAATGTATGATTTTTCATAGAAttgctttgtttctctttttacaTTTGCATCTCTCTTGATCAATCTCCTTCAATCCCATTCAGTGCTGTGGTCAACACCACtgacgcacatacacacacctacacatgcACCCCTGACACACAACAAAAAGCGCTAGATGGAACACATAGATCATTTTCATGGCAGACAATTTGACATGTCATAGTAGGTGAAGCACCGACGTATTTAACTACATTGATGATGGCTGCTTTCAACATAGGGGAGGCCCTGAATTTGCATATGCTGAGTCACTTGAATAGTTAATGGGACCCTTAACGAGCCATCGTGACTCTTGTTTATTTcagtgcttttcctgctgtgacaagtcaaaatgtccgcTGTGAAAAAGGTCGATGAGAAAATAAGTTCTTATGCAAAGTCAAAAAGACAAGGTGTTTATTTGGGTGTTTCAGCTCTTTTTGCTgtggaaaaaataaactaaTGTCGCAAATGAGAATATGGATcaatgagcaaaaaaaaaaaaaaacagttgaagGTAGGCGAGACTTTATGAATCAGATCAACTGTAAATTCTTGGTGACAGACACCCCTAATACATTATTTATGTCATCTATGTAACttgttttttcacattttttattttttcatttttcagttgaattatattcaaaattcaagaaaatccactgttaaaaatacataaaagttCAATAAATGCGTGCTTTCAAAGTCAGAGTCAGCTTGTCAAGAAGTAGTGATCTCAGTATTGACTGCAATAATCAGGATTGTGATTTTTGTtgtaatcgagcagccctatcTCACACTGTACTCACGCCATACATTCCACATTAATCTTTGTCATGTCTGTATAGTTTTTCTAATTTAGCATCTCTGCCTATTCCACAGATGGCCAAGAACAAAGGGCTCAcaccaaagaggaagaaaattGATCGTAATCCCAGAGTCAAGCACAGAGAGAAGTTCAGACGGGCCAAAATCCGCCGAAAGGGCCAGGTGTGTATCCCATACATTCATCTTTATTACACTGCTGAAGTGCATCATGACCCTCCCGGGGACTGTCTGTGGGCTCAATCAAGAGCATATGAAGGTATGTCAAACAGGTTTCCAAAACCAATATTGACACTGCTGTTCCTATACACCAGGTGCGTGAGGTTCGTCGGGAGGAGAAGAGATACAGTGGCGAGCGGTCTGGTATTCGTGCTGGTGTCAAGAAGAGCGTCAAACTTAAGTAACCAAGCAGGAATCCAGAGTGTGCTGCCAGGTGTAGCTGTGAGGTTGAAAAAATACCAATCGACTCTACTTGTAATTGTTTATTATAGGTGTGTAATAAAGCATATCGCTGATTATTCAACTGTCAGTCACTGTTGTAGAAAAGACatggaaatgttttattgttgtggATCATTGCACAGCGTGAATAAACATTTGATAAACCTTCAATAACTTATAGTCCCTGTACAGAGACACCGCTAAAAGCTCAGAGGCCCACTGTTTACAGGACAAGGGAAGGCATGACGTGTTTATGGTTACAGTTATTACTAAGGTTATGCAACATACTTAATATACAGTAACTTTTCAGCACAACAGGCGAGTATGAATTTAAGCCAAGCTCAGGATCAGGTAAGAACACAGA
This region of Epinephelus fuscoguttatus linkage group LG1, E.fuscoguttatus.final_Chr_v1 genomic DNA includes:
- the utp3 gene encoding something about silencing protein 10, encoding MVRAKRAVKIQRPKKTQRYDEDDPEAYKNMPVPDKKSSQYTKDKIDEFHDEKIAKLLASGVQMESDDEELDDEEEVMALDDSESEDDDEVEEEEEEGEEGTDMESDLEGKKEEDLPNEMAWGKKKKMFYDSDYVTTKGKSQEELEAEEQEEEEEAKNIQNRLAANLSEEDYDLNFFQEFAVEEKEENKTEQKEERIVKDLQQMSQKEKMKLLKKESPELLELIQDFKAKLKELKDELQPLVQMVKDGKIPPGKGADYLKTKQQLYLNYCTNISFYLVLKAKRIPVHNHPVIERLLTYRNLINELGSVDARLAPQLRKLLAGEEKDETTSRAAVGKKTRVSSKKEKDSEETLPEVEEDSDSDLDEEAALRFYREVEQRSKLKRKGNEPEAEELEEDEDEEEDPDAKRGITYQMAKNKGLTPKRKKIDRNPRVKHREKFRRAKIRRKGQVREVRREEKRYSGERSGIRAGVKKSVKLK